From the genome of Winogradskyella forsetii, one region includes:
- a CDS encoding DUF7619 domain-containing protein produces MKKQLHILLLFLTLSITTFAQIANQPNDLNVCDADNDGYSQFDLTYLDAEILDSQDPVDYTVTYHETQADAENGTNALASPYNNIVSNIQTVFIRVEENSSGNADTTTVNLIVNPAPTSTQPTPLEVCDLDNSGDEQQAFDLTIKNSEILNGQTNVSLAYYLSENDALSNSNIISNPTQFTNIVSPQTIYARVTNSNTGCFSVVNFDVVVNLLPSIVSPTALILCDFNNPGDGKEIFILEDVHAKILNGQTGITLTHYETQVDAENNVNPISSPYTNSTPYIQTIYVRATDDITGCFAVVNFDIVVDPLPSIVSPTPLVACDEDGDGYASFNLFLKDDEIINGQTNVVVTYHETLSDAENGLNALNSTYMNSVQSVQTIYATLANLNGCGSATQSFDLVVDPTCMPCQAITASIDSTVPEINASGFVVTQPNEEVSFTGSATFSDDATDANYNWDFGDGNTATGTNVTNTYNELGNYTVTLSVQDTNPIGCMESTTISVIVVEPFVSINNEVHQESYYSPEELVTNILVANGCYPVSIFSSQTNGNPDDIDTKNYGYFNAENATNFPFEEGIVLTTGVASLGGNTLNNTLVSNNNAQAGDVDLETALNLTNTNDAAFIKFNFVPISDEFSFRYLMASEEYDGTTECIFSDGFAFLLREVGATEYINLAVLPDGSPVNVTNINNSNTCPSNSEFFEGYNIGNTNYGGRTTVLTASATVVPGATYEIKLVVADKGDSIWDSAIFIEAGSFNLGENPCEEIGFIDVKAFNDTNSNAIFDSDESFFTNGFFTYEKNDDGIINNVNTSTGNFSILSTDENDEYSISFNVYDIYEDCYTTTVTTIDAITVASENVVNVDFPVTDTQVCEDVAVYLVNPFASPRPGFDLTNQIVLENLSSFPVSSGTIEFTLDDALNINNVFNLNPNYTMTTTATGFTIDFVNLEAGTSEIIEVDMNCPTSVELGELLTNSVSYTTISNDVFVENNSSQLSETVIGAYDPNDKMEAHGPQILYDDFVTSDEYLFYTIRFQNVGTAEAINVRIEDVLDSQLDESTFQMLRSSHDYVVTRTANSLEWNLENINLPAEQDDSEGSNGYVYFKIKPNAGYAVGDIIENSAAIYFDFNDPIITNTFQTEFVETLSVGDFENSSFRLFPNPAKDEVTIQLANSNFGTTKVDIYNIQGKVVLKDMKLETNTSTIDISNLESGFYFVELTIGKRSTIQKLMVK; encoded by the coding sequence ATGAAAAAACAATTACACATTCTTCTACTATTCTTAACATTATCAATTACAACTTTTGCGCAAATAGCCAACCAACCTAATGATTTGAATGTTTGTGATGCTGATAATGATGGTTATTCTCAATTCGATTTAACTTATTTAGATGCTGAAATATTAGATAGTCAAGATCCAGTAGATTATACTGTTACTTATCACGAAACTCAAGCTGATGCTGAGAATGGAACTAATGCATTGGCGTCTCCGTATAATAATATTGTTTCAAATATTCAAACTGTATTTATAAGAGTTGAGGAAAACAGTTCAGGTAATGCAGACACAACTACAGTCAATTTAATTGTTAATCCTGCACCAACATCTACGCAACCAACACCATTAGAAGTTTGTGATCTTGATAATTCTGGAGATGAACAACAAGCCTTTGATTTAACTATAAAAAATTCTGAGATATTAAATGGGCAGACAAATGTTTCTCTAGCATATTATTTAAGTGAAAATGATGCATTATCAAACTCAAATATTATTTCAAACCCTACACAATTTACTAATATTGTTTCGCCGCAAACTATTTATGCAAGAGTAACAAATAGTAATACAGGTTGTTTTTCAGTTGTGAATTTTGATGTTGTAGTTAATCTTCTACCGTCGATAGTGTCACCAACAGCCTTGATACTTTGTGATTTTAACAACCCAGGAGATGGCAAAGAAATCTTTATATTAGAAGATGTTCATGCAAAAATTTTAAACGGACAAACAGGCATTACATTAACACATTATGAAACTCAAGTAGATGCAGAAAATAATGTTAATCCTATCTCTTCGCCTTACACAAATAGTACTCCATATATTCAAACTATTTATGTGAGAGCAACAGATGATATAACAGGTTGTTTTGCGGTTGTGAATTTTGATATTGTAGTTGATCCTTTACCGTCGATAGTGTCACCAACACCTTTGGTAGCTTGTGATGAAGATGGAGATGGATATGCGAGTTTTAATCTTTTTTTAAAGGACGATGAAATTATAAATGGACAAACCAATGTTGTAGTTACGTATCATGAAACCCTTAGCGATGCCGAAAACGGTCTCAATGCTCTCAACTCAACATATATGAATAGTGTTCAATCCGTACAGACTATTTATGCAACCTTAGCAAATCTAAATGGCTGTGGCTCGGCAACTCAAAGTTTTGATCTTGTTGTAGATCCAACTTGTATGCCATGCCAAGCCATAACAGCATCTATAGATAGTACTGTTCCGGAAATCAATGCTTCTGGATTTGTGGTTACGCAACCAAATGAGGAAGTGAGTTTTACAGGAAGTGCCACATTTTCTGATGATGCAACAGATGCAAACTATAATTGGGATTTTGGCGACGGAAATACTGCTACAGGAACGAACGTTACTAATACTTACAACGAATTGGGCAACTATACGGTAACCTTATCAGTTCAAGATACTAACCCTATTGGTTGTATGGAATCTACAACGATTTCTGTTATTGTGGTTGAGCCATTTGTGTCTATCAATAACGAAGTTCATCAAGAATCCTATTATTCGCCAGAAGAATTGGTAACTAATATATTAGTCGCTAATGGCTGTTATCCTGTTAGCATTTTTTCTTCGCAAACCAATGGCAATCCTGATGACATTGATACCAAAAATTATGGCTATTTTAATGCGGAAAATGCTACAAACTTTCCTTTTGAAGAAGGTATTGTTTTAACAACAGGTGTTGCGTCATTAGGAGGTAATACCTTAAATAATACTTTAGTTTCGAATAACAACGCACAAGCTGGAGATGTAGATTTAGAAACAGCATTAAATTTAACCAATACAAATGATGCGGCTTTTATAAAATTCAATTTCGTACCAATCTCTGATGAGTTTAGCTTCAGATATCTTATGGCATCAGAAGAATATGATGGTACTACTGAGTGTATTTTTTCAGATGGTTTTGCTTTCTTGTTGAGGGAAGTTGGTGCGACAGAATATATAAACTTAGCTGTTTTACCTGATGGTTCACCAGTAAACGTGACTAACATAAATAACTCTAATACATGTCCTAGTAATTCAGAGTTTTTTGAAGGCTATAATATTGGTAATACCAATTATGGAGGTAGAACAACGGTTTTAACGGCTTCTGCCACAGTTGTGCCTGGTGCTACGTACGAAATTAAATTGGTTGTTGCAGACAAAGGAGATAGTATTTGGGATTCTGCAATTTTTATAGAAGCTGGCAGCTTTAATTTAGGAGAAAATCCCTGTGAAGAAATTGGGTTTATTGACGTAAAAGCATTTAACGATACCAATTCGAACGCGATATTTGATTCCGATGAATCCTTCTTTACAAATGGGTTTTTTACTTATGAGAAAAACGATGATGGGATTATAAACAATGTAAACACTTCTACAGGTAATTTTTCAATTTTAAGTACAGATGAGAATGATGAATACAGCATTTCTTTTAATGTATATGATATTTATGAAGATTGCTACACTACTACAGTAACCACTATCGACGCTATAACTGTAGCGAGTGAAAACGTAGTCAATGTCGATTTTCCTGTAACGGACACACAAGTATGCGAAGATGTGGCGGTTTATCTTGTGAACCCATTTGCGTCACCAAGACCTGGGTTTGACTTAACTAATCAAATCGTTTTGGAAAATTTAAGCAGTTTTCCGGTTAGTTCTGGAACTATTGAATTTACCTTAGATGATGCATTGAACATTAACAATGTCTTCAATTTAAACCCTAACTATACAATGACAACTACAGCAACTGGATTTACCATTGATTTTGTGAATTTAGAAGCTGGAACAAGTGAAATTATAGAAGTTGATATGAATTGTCCAACATCTGTGGAATTAGGTGAATTATTGACAAACTCGGTAAGCTATACCACAATTAGCAATGATGTTTTTGTGGAAAACAACAGCTCCCAATTATCCGAAACCGTTATAGGTGCATACGATCCAAATGATAAAATGGAAGCTCATGGTCCACAAATTCTATACGACGATTTTGTGACCTCAGACGAATATTTGTTCTATACGATTAGGTTCCAAAATGTAGGAACGGCAGAAGCCATAAATGTTAGGATCGAAGATGTTCTAGATAGCCAATTGGATGAAAGCACCTTCCAGATGTTACGTTCCAGCCATGATTATGTGGTCACAAGAACAGCTAACAGTTTAGAATGGAATTTAGAAAATATCAATTTACCTGCAGAACAAGATGACTCAGAAGGCAGTAATGGTTACGTTTATTTTAAAATAAAGCCAAATGCTGGTTATGCTGTTGGTGATATTATTGAAAATTCAGCAGCTATTTATTTCGATTTTA